In a genomic window of Streptomyces sp. SJL17-4:
- a CDS encoding MHYT domain-containing protein: MGHLDHATFGWLTPALSYAMACVGAALGLRCTVRALDATGRSRRNWLLTAASAIGTGIWTMHFVAMLGFGVTGTDIRYNVPLTILSLVIAMAVVGVGVFAVGYGRDRVRSLLIGGLTTGIGVASMHYMGMAALRLHGEVRFAPLLVGLSVLIAVVAATAALWAALNIHSPAAVAVASLVMGAAVSSMHYTGMFAVRVDVVPSTAALPGATVMQFIFPLAVGLGSYLFITSAFVALSPTAKERAAYASAGRLTDERAVDVAPPGFRAAQSARTPTS, translated from the coding sequence ATGGGACACCTGGACCACGCCACCTTCGGCTGGCTGACACCTGCACTGTCGTACGCGATGGCCTGCGTCGGCGCCGCTCTCGGGCTGCGCTGCACCGTACGCGCCCTCGACGCGACCGGCCGCTCGCGGCGCAACTGGCTGCTCACGGCCGCCTCAGCGATCGGCACCGGCATCTGGACGATGCACTTCGTGGCGATGCTCGGCTTCGGCGTGACCGGTACCGACATCCGCTACAACGTTCCGCTGACCATCCTCAGCCTCGTCATCGCGATGGCCGTCGTCGGCGTCGGTGTGTTCGCCGTCGGCTACGGACGCGACCGGGTCCGCTCGCTCCTGATCGGCGGACTCACCACGGGTATCGGCGTGGCGAGCATGCACTACATGGGCATGGCCGCCCTCCGGCTCCACGGCGAGGTCCGCTTCGCCCCCCTGCTCGTCGGCCTCTCCGTGCTCATCGCCGTCGTCGCCGCCACCGCGGCACTCTGGGCGGCCCTCAACATCCACTCACCCGCCGCCGTGGCCGTCGCCTCGCTCGTGATGGGCGCGGCCGTCAGCAGCATGCACTACACGGGCATGTTCGCGGTGCGGGTGGACGTGGTTCCCTCGACCGCGGCCCTCCCCGGCGCCACGGTCATGCAGTTCATCTTCCCGCTCGCCGTCGGCCTCGGCTCCTACCTCTTCATCACCTCCGCCTTCGTCGCCCTCTCGCCCACGGCAAAGGAACGCGCGGCGTACGCCTCCGCCGGTCGCCTCACCGACGAGCGTGCGGTGGACGTCGCACCACCCGGCTTCCGGGCCGCTCAATCCGCCCGCACACCCACGAGCTGA
- a CDS encoding methyltransferase domain-containing protein: MSDDPTHVREFFGARAADWDSRFPDDGPAYAAAVKELGLRPGDAVLDAGCGTGRALTPLRAAVGPTGTVLGADLTPEMLERAVATGRGGTDGTATLLLTDVGRLPVRDGALDAVFGAGLVSHLADPVAGLRELARVVRPGGRLALFHPIGRAALAARHGRQITPDDLRAEPRLRPVLAEAGWRLVGYVDEDARYLAMAVREG; encoded by the coding sequence ATGAGCGATGACCCCACACACGTCCGAGAGTTCTTCGGCGCCCGCGCCGCCGACTGGGACAGCCGTTTCCCCGACGACGGCCCCGCTTACGCGGCCGCGGTGAAGGAGCTCGGCCTGCGTCCGGGCGACGCGGTGCTCGACGCCGGCTGCGGAACCGGGCGCGCCCTCACGCCGCTCCGCGCCGCCGTCGGCCCGACCGGCACCGTACTCGGCGCCGACCTCACGCCCGAGATGCTCGAGCGGGCCGTCGCCACCGGGCGCGGCGGCACGGACGGGACGGCGACGCTGCTGCTCACCGACGTCGGGCGCCTGCCGGTACGCGACGGCGCGCTCGACGCGGTCTTCGGCGCAGGCCTCGTCTCGCACCTCGCGGATCCCGTCGCCGGTCTGCGTGAACTCGCCCGCGTCGTACGGCCCGGCGGCCGGCTCGCGCTCTTCCACCCGATCGGGCGGGCGGCCCTCGCGGCCCGGCACGGCCGGCAGATCACCCCGGACGACCTGCGCGCCGAGCCCCGGCTGCGCCCCGTACTCGCCGAGGCGGGCTGGCGGCTCGTCGGTTACGTCGACGAGGACGCGCGCTACCTGGCCATGGCCGTACGGGAGGGCTGA
- a CDS encoding bifunctional serine/threonine-protein kinase/glutamate ABC transporter substrate-binding protein, with amino-acid sequence MIDDRFELVERLGGGGMGTVWRARDLALHRDVALKEVRPPDPALAEYDPGAARELRVRVLREARALARVAHPHVVTIHHIVDGGEGTYPWLVMELVPGGSLQDRLDRGQLAVGEAATLGRGILAGLRAAHAAGIQHRDIKPPNVLLRPDGQPVLTDFGIAAIHGATALTAAGSIIGTPDYMAPERVSGEEGGPAADLWSLAMTLYVAVEGHHPLRRANTLATLAAVLGEDVPPPRRAGPLTRVLTHVLVRDPAARPDGEALDRMLAEAEAAAGTDAHARPELQPQARPQPRLQPQARPEPRLQPQPQPRPQLQDRVPGPAVGDGRPFVDAGADTATAFSLAPPVPTGPPPAHKRRGGVYAAAAGAVVVLSGVLVWNLLPLGGEKDDGDRIEGKPSGQGSSSPSTPSTPSTGASGTTPTGTGSKITIGIKFDQPGLGFKHPDGTYAGLDVDVATYVARALGHQPADIVWKEARSSTRESLLTGGDVDLVVATYTINSLRDKKVDFVGPYFMAHQDVLLPADDTTVKRRTDLNGRKVCTATGSSTALLIRTTLAPQAQVVTHDSYTRCIDDLASGAVDAVTTDDTLLAGYAAHDAYKGRFKLAGFSVSDEPYGIGVPEGGDAKGTIRRALQKMIDDGSWQMAVERNLPLLRNATPPVQQRSTSGEAS; translated from the coding sequence GTGATCGACGATCGGTTCGAGCTGGTGGAGCGGCTCGGCGGGGGCGGAATGGGCACCGTGTGGCGCGCGCGGGACCTGGCGCTCCACCGCGACGTGGCCCTGAAGGAGGTCCGCCCGCCCGACCCCGCGCTGGCCGAGTACGACCCCGGGGCCGCGCGGGAACTCCGCGTCCGGGTGCTGCGTGAGGCCCGGGCACTCGCGCGCGTGGCACACCCCCACGTGGTGACCATCCATCACATCGTCGACGGCGGCGAGGGCACCTACCCCTGGCTCGTCATGGAACTGGTCCCCGGCGGTTCGCTCCAGGACCGTCTCGACCGCGGTCAACTCGCCGTAGGCGAGGCGGCGACACTGGGGCGCGGAATCCTCGCGGGGCTGCGCGCGGCCCATGCGGCGGGTATCCAGCACCGGGACATCAAGCCGCCGAACGTCCTGCTGCGGCCCGACGGACAGCCGGTCCTGACCGACTTCGGCATCGCGGCGATCCACGGGGCCACCGCTCTCACCGCCGCCGGCTCCATCATCGGCACACCCGACTACATGGCGCCCGAACGTGTCAGCGGCGAGGAGGGCGGGCCGGCCGCCGACCTCTGGTCGCTGGCCATGACGCTGTACGTCGCGGTGGAAGGCCACCATCCGCTGCGCCGGGCGAACACGCTCGCCACGCTCGCGGCGGTCCTCGGCGAGGACGTGCCGCCGCCCCGGCGGGCCGGGCCGCTGACGCGGGTGCTGACGCACGTGCTGGTACGAGACCCGGCGGCGCGTCCCGACGGCGAGGCGTTGGACCGGATGCTCGCCGAGGCGGAGGCGGCAGCGGGAACCGACGCTCACGCTCGACCTGAGCTCCAGCCTCAAGCTCGACCTCAGCCCCGGCTCCAGCCTCAAGCTCGACCTGAGCCCCGGCTCCAGCCCCAGCCCCAGCCCCGACCTCAGCTCCAGGATCGGGTTCCAGGTCCGGCCGTGGGCGACGGACGTCCCTTCGTCGACGCCGGCGCGGACACCGCCACCGCCTTCTCCCTCGCGCCCCCGGTACCGACCGGGCCGCCCCCGGCACACAAGCGGCGCGGCGGGGTGTACGCGGCGGCAGCGGGGGCGGTCGTCGTACTCAGCGGCGTGCTCGTCTGGAACCTCCTCCCGCTCGGCGGCGAGAAGGACGACGGCGACCGCATCGAGGGCAAGCCGAGCGGCCAGGGATCTTCCTCGCCGTCGACACCTTCCACGCCCTCCACCGGGGCCTCCGGGACGACCCCGACCGGGACCGGCTCCAAGATCACCATCGGCATCAAGTTCGATCAACCCGGACTCGGCTTCAAGCACCCGGACGGCACGTACGCAGGTCTCGACGTCGACGTGGCCACCTACGTCGCCCGCGCGCTCGGGCACCAACCCGCCGACATCGTCTGGAAAGAGGCCCGGAGCTCCACCCGCGAGTCGCTCCTCACCGGCGGCGATGTCGACCTCGTCGTGGCCACCTACACGATCAACTCCCTGCGGGACAAGAAGGTCGACTTCGTCGGTCCCTACTTCATGGCCCATCAGGACGTCCTGCTCCCCGCCGACGACACCACCGTGAAGCGCCGGACGGACCTCAACGGCCGGAAGGTCTGCACGGCCACGGGTTCCAGCACGGCGCTCCTGATCCGGACGACGCTCGCCCCCCAGGCACAGGTCGTGACACACGACAGCTACACCCGCTGCATCGACGACCTCGCCTCGGGCGCCGTCGACGCCGTCACCACCGACGACACGCTGCTCGCCGGGTACGCCGCGCACGACGCGTACAAGGGGCGGTTCAAGCTCGCCGGGTTCAGTGTCAGCGACGAGCCCTACGGCATCGGCGTCCCGGAGGGCGGCGATGCGAAGGGCACCATCCGACGGGCCCTCCAGAAGATGATCGACGACGGCTCCTGGCAGATGGCCGTCGAGAGGAACCTCCCGCTCCTGAGGAACGCCACGCCGCCGGTCCAGCAGCGGTCCACCAGCGGCGAGGCTTCCTAG
- a CDS encoding tannase/feruloyl esterase family alpha/beta hydrolase yields MRLFPGVPLFAALLSAVTVLAPASPAGAEEPAKAGGSAHCARQDRLHVPGAEHQQSACLADLTTAGLAGTPYTDTADQAGLAALGTRNPSGVPGVQIDGYFPDDSRLNATHGWAHDAQFVIRLPDRWNGGLVVTGAPGTRRQYSTDALISDQVLARGFAYAATDKGNTGPDFFTDGRGPGDAVAEWNRRVTELTRAAKKAVRQRYGAAPERTYMTGISNGGYLTRWQLENRPELYDGGVDWEGVLWTSRGPNLLTSLPVTVARSFGQASDEDLIGAGFAPGSRFLWPYHEKAYWGLTQKIFRAEFDPSYDPACPGSTAGGTVEQLFAPCASDASYDYASRPASVHRAVAKVALTGRIGKPLITLHGDLDTLLPLATDSEVYARMIDARGRGGLHRFYTVQDGTHTDGLYDTYPDRLRPILPCYRSAFDALTSWVEKGATPPANRTITRPAGGDVVNSCALEG; encoded by the coding sequence ATGCGCCTGTTCCCAGGCGTCCCGCTGTTCGCCGCGCTCCTGTCCGCCGTCACCGTCCTGGCCCCCGCGAGCCCCGCCGGGGCGGAGGAGCCCGCGAAGGCGGGAGGCAGCGCGCACTGCGCGCGCCAGGACCGGCTCCACGTTCCCGGCGCCGAGCACCAGCAGTCCGCCTGCCTGGCCGATCTGACGACCGCCGGGCTCGCGGGCACGCCGTACACCGACACGGCGGACCAGGCCGGGCTCGCTGCCCTGGGGACCCGTAACCCCTCGGGCGTGCCCGGCGTCCAGATCGACGGCTACTTCCCCGACGACTCGCGGCTCAACGCCACCCACGGCTGGGCACACGACGCGCAGTTCGTCATCCGGCTGCCCGACCGCTGGAACGGTGGCCTCGTCGTCACCGGCGCGCCCGGCACCCGGCGCCAGTACTCCACGGACGCGCTCATCTCCGACCAGGTCCTCGCCCGGGGCTTCGCCTACGCGGCCACCGACAAGGGCAACACGGGACCGGACTTCTTCACCGACGGACGCGGTCCGGGCGACGCGGTCGCCGAGTGGAACCGCCGGGTGACCGAGCTGACGCGGGCCGCGAAGAAGGCCGTTCGACAGCGTTACGGCGCCGCCCCGGAGCGCACGTACATGACGGGCATCTCCAACGGCGGCTATCTGACGCGCTGGCAGCTGGAGAACCGGCCCGAGCTGTACGACGGCGGCGTCGACTGGGAGGGCGTGCTGTGGACCTCGCGCGGCCCCAACCTCCTGACGAGCCTGCCGGTGACGGTGGCCCGGTCGTTCGGGCAGGCTTCCGACGAGGATCTGATCGGGGCGGGCTTCGCGCCCGGGTCCCGCTTCCTGTGGCCGTACCACGAGAAGGCGTACTGGGGGCTGACGCAGAAGATCTTCCGGGCCGAGTTCGACCCCTCGTACGACCCCGCCTGCCCCGGTTCCACCGCCGGCGGGACCGTGGAGCAGCTCTTCGCGCCCTGCGCCTCGGACGCCTCGTACGACTACGCGTCCCGGCCGGCGTCCGTCCACCGCGCGGTGGCGAAGGTCGCGCTCACCGGTCGGATCGGCAAGCCGCTCATCACCCTCCACGGCGACCTCGACACCCTGCTGCCCCTCGCCACCGACTCCGAGGTGTACGCGCGGATGATCGACGCGCGGGGCCGGGGCGGGTTGCACCGGTTCTACACGGTGCAGGACGGGACGCACACCGACGGCCTGTACGACACGTATCCGGACCGTCTGCGTCCGATCCTGCCGTGCTACCGCTCCGCGTTCGACGCGCTGACGAGCTGGGTCGAGAAGGGCGCGACTCCGCCGGCGAACCGGACGATCACCCGACCCGCGGGCGGAGACGTGGTCAACTCCTGCGCCCTGGAGGGGTGA
- a CDS encoding MOSC domain-containing protein, whose amino-acid sequence MSDGTVTTVSSNGTYTFTKPNREGITLLAGLGVEGDVHAGVTVKHRSRVAQDPTQPNLRQVHLIHAELFDDVAGAGFEVAPGDLGENVTTRGIDLLGLPTGTRLHLGAEAVVEITGLRNPCAQIDNFRHGLLKQVLGRDENGEIVRKAGIMGIVLTGGEVRPGDSIRIELPEGPHRPLEKV is encoded by the coding sequence ATGAGCGACGGCACGGTCACCACGGTCAGCAGCAACGGCACGTACACGTTCACCAAGCCCAACCGCGAGGGCATCACCCTCCTCGCCGGGCTCGGCGTGGAGGGGGACGTCCACGCGGGAGTGACGGTCAAGCACCGGTCCCGCGTCGCCCAGGACCCGACCCAGCCGAACCTGCGTCAGGTCCACCTCATCCACGCGGAGCTCTTCGACGACGTCGCCGGAGCCGGCTTCGAGGTCGCTCCCGGCGACCTCGGTGAGAACGTCACCACTCGGGGGATCGACCTCCTCGGCCTGCCGACCGGCACCCGTCTGCACCTCGGCGCGGAGGCGGTCGTCGAGATCACCGGGCTCCGCAACCCGTGCGCCCAGATCGACAACTTTCGGCACGGACTGCTCAAGCAGGTGCTCGGCCGTGACGAGAACGGCGAGATCGTGCGCAAGGCCGGGATCATGGGCATCGTCCTGACCGGCGGCGAGGTGCGCCCCGGCGACTCGATCCGCATCGAGCTGCCGGAGGGTCCGCACCGTCCGCTGGAGAAGGTCTGA
- a CDS encoding acyl-CoA desaturase, giving the protein MSQATVLPPAAAAPAAAPARARGGSEFTPLLRTVRSQGLLEHRPGWYARGIAVNLLGIAAVVAGLALIGPSWWALLLAVPLALLSARAAFVGHDAGHAQITANRKVSRILQLVHANLLLGMSREWWNDKHNRHHAHPNHLDKDPDVAADILVFAEHQTAGRTGLRGFLTRHQAWLFFPLTTLEGIALKVYGVQALLAKDGPCRSRRERLVEGALLLAHFAGYTALLLTLLTPAQALVFALVHQMLLGVHLGMAFAPNHKGMERPDEHADGDSWGHLRRQVLTSRNIKGGALTDWFLGGLNYQVEHHLFPSMPRPNLRLAQPAVRAHCAALGVPYTETGFVDSYRQALGHLHEVGAPLRSEWAE; this is encoded by the coding sequence ATGTCCCAGGCCACCGTCCTGCCCCCGGCCGCCGCCGCACCCGCCGCGGCGCCCGCCCGCGCCAGGGGCGGCAGCGAGTTCACCCCGCTCCTGCGGACGGTCAGGTCACAGGGCCTCCTCGAACACCGCCCCGGCTGGTACGCCCGCGGAATCGCCGTCAACCTCCTCGGCATCGCCGCCGTCGTGGCAGGGCTCGCCCTGATCGGCCCCTCCTGGTGGGCGCTGCTCCTCGCCGTACCCCTCGCGCTGCTCTCCGCCCGGGCCGCGTTCGTCGGCCACGACGCGGGCCACGCGCAGATCACCGCGAACCGCAAGGTCAGCCGGATCCTCCAGCTCGTCCACGCCAACCTCCTCCTCGGCATGAGCCGGGAGTGGTGGAACGACAAGCACAACCGCCACCACGCACACCCCAACCACCTCGACAAGGACCCGGACGTCGCGGCCGACATCCTCGTCTTCGCCGAGCACCAGACGGCCGGCCGCACCGGACTGCGTGGATTCCTCACCCGTCACCAGGCCTGGCTGTTCTTCCCGCTGACGACCCTGGAGGGCATCGCGCTCAAGGTGTACGGCGTCCAGGCCCTGCTCGCCAAGGACGGTCCCTGCCGTTCCCGCCGCGAGCGGCTCGTCGAAGGCGCGCTGCTCCTCGCCCACTTCGCCGGCTACACGGCTCTGCTGCTCACCCTGCTCACCCCGGCTCAGGCGCTCGTCTTCGCCCTCGTCCACCAGATGCTGCTCGGCGTGCACCTGGGCATGGCCTTCGCCCCCAACCACAAGGGCATGGAGCGGCCCGACGAGCACGCGGACGGCGACAGCTGGGGTCATCTGCGACGCCAGGTGCTCACCTCGCGCAACATCAAGGGCGGCGCCCTGACCGACTGGTTCCTCGGCGGCCTCAACTACCAGGTCGAGCACCACCTCTTCCCGAGCATGCCGCGCCCGAACCTGCGCCTCGCCCAGCCCGCCGTCCGGGCCCACTGTGCCGCCCTGGGCGTGCCGTACACGGAGACCGGTTTCGTCGACTCGTACCGCCAGGCCCTCGGCCACCTGCACGAGGTGGGCGCGCCGCTGCGGTCCGAGTGGGCCGAGTAG
- a CDS encoding DEAD/DEAH box helicase → MSLSHGPDDSAREPAQVYTPASAKDSFQEPFQEPLQAPSLELTRHSAVFLPADPPRAGRIAFWSSDGDTLSDPDALTTGTRHDGRTATATAATGTGTATDTDTDVTVVDITVVDGASLRPVTVPARALSVRDALPLLARARFSDTASPASAFWGAASLLALDLVSRGLLLPGLTPGDIDAWRAGPLGPGELTALRTLAASMPPEAHAVPLSSDEPPLLPEPEALLRAFADAVADTLPRTPAASLAAGGPAFAADAPQPIPEQRAWAADVAAVHDAGVRLSLRLELPGFTAESEKAPDFRAVLQLHGVADPTLVADAAEVWAGSGRTAAAFGPRARMDTLLGLRRAARAWPPLAPLLTAAVPDTVELADEEVAELLGTAGRALTASGVQVHWPRELADRLTASAVIGPVGGEPLPHGQGTAGGSGSGAEGPGSGERAQQRLGSGAATFGPDEEAEEGRSSSALPSFLSADALLGFNWRFAVGDQELTRAELDRLAEAGRPLVRLRDRWVLVDPAEVRRARSQQDRAVTPVDALSAVLTGTTEVDGTSFEVAATGWLERLRERLADPEGGQPQVTQPPALAATLRDYQLRGLDWLHRMTSLGLGGCLADDMGLGKTITVIALHLHRQADPASAGPTLVVCPTSLMGNWQREIEKFAPGTPVRRFHGATRDLEDLADGGFVLTTYGTMRLDAARLAARSWGLVVADEAQHVKNPYSATARQLRTIGARARVALSGTPVENNLSELWAILDWTTPGLLGTLGAFRTRFAAAVEGGRDPAAAARLAALVRPFLLRRRKSDPGIAPELPPKTETDRAVSLTPEQAGLYEAVVRETLTAIAEAEGMERRGLVVKLLTGLKQICNHPAQYLKEERPRIEGRSGKLELLDELLDTILAEGACTLVFTQYVGMARLLEAHLAARGVRTQFLHGGTPVAEREAMVARFQAGEVPVFLLSLKAAGTGLNLTRAEHVVHYDRWWNPAVEAQATDRAYRIGQDRPVQVHRLIAEGTIEDRIATMLDRKRELADTVLGTGGDAPPELTELTDAELAELVRLRGDAR, encoded by the coding sequence TTGTCGCTGTCGCACGGACCCGATGATTCCGCCCGCGAACCCGCTCAGGTGTACACCCCGGCATCCGCCAAGGACTCCTTCCAGGAGCCTTTCCAGGAGCCACTCCAGGCCCCCTCCCTCGAACTCACCCGCCACTCCGCCGTCTTCCTCCCCGCCGATCCGCCCCGCGCGGGCCGCATCGCCTTCTGGTCCTCGGACGGCGACACGCTGTCCGACCCCGACGCCCTCACCACCGGCACCCGGCACGACGGCAGGACCGCCACGGCCACCGCCGCCACCGGCACCGGCACCGCCACCGACACCGACACCGACGTCACGGTCGTCGACATCACGGTCGTCGACGGGGCGAGCCTCCGGCCGGTGACCGTCCCCGCACGTGCCCTCTCCGTGCGGGACGCCCTGCCGCTGCTCGCCCGCGCCCGCTTCTCCGACACCGCGTCGCCCGCGAGCGCCTTCTGGGGTGCCGCCTCACTCCTCGCCCTCGATCTGGTCTCACGCGGACTGCTGCTGCCCGGCCTCACCCCCGGCGACATCGACGCGTGGCGGGCCGGTCCGCTCGGGCCCGGCGAACTCACCGCACTGCGGACGCTCGCCGCTTCGATGCCTCCCGAGGCCCACGCCGTACCGCTCTCGTCGGACGAGCCGCCGCTCCTTCCCGAACCCGAGGCGCTGCTGCGCGCGTTCGCCGACGCCGTCGCGGACACCCTCCCCCGTACGCCGGCCGCTTCCCTCGCCGCCGGTGGCCCCGCCTTCGCCGCCGACGCGCCGCAGCCGATTCCCGAGCAGCGGGCGTGGGCCGCCGATGTGGCGGCGGTGCACGACGCGGGCGTCAGGCTCTCGCTCCGGCTCGAACTGCCGGGCTTCACCGCCGAGTCGGAGAAGGCGCCCGACTTCCGGGCGGTCCTGCAGCTGCACGGTGTCGCCGACCCCACCCTCGTCGCGGACGCGGCCGAGGTGTGGGCGGGCTCCGGGCGGACGGCGGCCGCTTTCGGCCCCCGGGCCCGGATGGACACCCTGCTCGGCCTCCGGCGCGCCGCACGGGCCTGGCCCCCGCTGGCCCCGCTCCTCACAGCGGCGGTACCCGACACCGTCGAACTCGCCGACGAGGAGGTCGCGGAGCTGCTCGGCACGGCGGGCCGGGCCCTCACGGCCAGTGGTGTCCAGGTGCACTGGCCGCGCGAACTCGCCGACCGGCTGACGGCGAGTGCGGTGATCGGACCGGTGGGCGGGGAGCCGCTGCCGCACGGACAAGGCACCGCCGGCGGGTCCGGTTCCGGCGCCGAAGGGCCTGGTTCCGGCGAACGCGCGCAGCAGCGCCTCGGGTCCGGTGCCGCGACGTTCGGGCCCGACGAAGAGGCGGAGGAGGGACGTTCCTCCTCGGCTCTCCCCTCCTTCCTCTCCGCCGACGCCCTGCTCGGCTTCAACTGGCGCTTCGCCGTCGGCGATCAGGAGCTGACCCGCGCCGAGCTCGACCGGCTCGCCGAGGCCGGGCGGCCCCTGGTCCGCCTTCGGGACCGCTGGGTGCTCGTCGACCCGGCCGAGGTACGCCGGGCCCGGTCCCAGCAGGACCGCGCGGTGACTCCGGTGGACGCCCTCTCGGCCGTTCTCACCGGCACCACCGAGGTCGACGGCACGTCCTTCGAGGTGGCGGCGACCGGCTGGCTGGAGCGGCTGCGGGAGCGGCTCGCCGACCCTGAGGGCGGCCAGCCACAGGTCACCCAGCCCCCGGCGCTCGCGGCGACCCTGCGCGACTACCAGCTGCGCGGGCTCGACTGGCTGCACCGGATGACCTCGCTCGGCCTCGGTGGCTGTCTCGCCGACGACATGGGTCTCGGCAAGACGATCACGGTCATCGCCCTGCATCTGCACCGCCAGGCCGACCCGGCCTCCGCCGGGCCCACCCTCGTCGTCTGTCCGACGTCCCTGATGGGCAACTGGCAGCGCGAGATCGAGAAGTTCGCGCCCGGCACACCGGTGCGCCGCTTCCACGGCGCGACCCGTGACCTGGAGGACCTCGCCGACGGCGGGTTCGTCCTCACCACGTACGGCACCATGCGGCTCGACGCGGCTCGACTCGCCGCGCGAAGCTGGGGACTCGTCGTCGCGGACGAGGCTCAGCACGTCAAGAACCCCTACTCGGCGACGGCCAGGCAGCTGCGGACCATCGGGGCACGCGCACGCGTGGCCCTGTCCGGCACGCCCGTGGAGAACAACCTCTCCGAGCTGTGGGCGATCCTCGACTGGACCACGCCGGGGCTGCTCGGCACCCTGGGCGCCTTCAGGACCCGGTTCGCCGCCGCGGTGGAGGGCGGGCGCGACCCGGCTGCCGCCGCACGCCTCGCGGCGCTGGTCCGCCCGTTCCTGCTGCGCCGCCGCAAGTCGGACCCCGGCATCGCGCCCGAGCTGCCGCCGAAGACGGAGACCGACCGGGCCGTCTCCCTGACGCCGGAACAGGCCGGTCTCTACGAGGCGGTGGTACGGGAGACCCTGACGGCGATCGCCGAGGCCGAGGGCATGGAGCGGCGCGGTCTGGTCGTCAAGCTGCTGACCGGTCTCAAGCAGATCTGCAACCACCCCGCCCAGTACCTCAAGGAGGAGCGGCCGAGGATCGAGGGCCGCTCGGGGAAGCTGGAGCTGCTCGACGAGCTACTCGACACGATCCTCGCCGAGGGCGCGTGCACCCTTGTCTTCACCCAGTACGTGGGGATGGCCAGGCTTCTGGAGGCCCACCTCGCGGCACGGGGCGTACGGACGCAGTTCCTGCACGGCGGGACGCCGGTCGCCGAACGCGAGGCGATGGTCGCCCGTTTCCAGGCCGGCGAGGTCCCGGTCTTCCTGCTCTCCCTCAAGGCCGCCGGTACCGGGCTCAACCTCACCCGCGCCGAGCACGTCGTGCACTACGACCGCTGGTGGAACCCGGCCGTTGAGGCCCAGGCCACCGACCGCGCGTACCGGATCGGGCAGGACCGCCCGGTGCAGGTGCACCGGCTGATCGCCGAGGGGACGATCGAGGACCGGATCGCCACCATGCTCGACCGCAAGCGGGAGCTCGCGGACACCGTCCTCGGGACCGGCGGCGACGCCCCGCCGGAGCTGACCGAACTGACCGATGCCGAGCTGGCGGAGCTCGTACGACTGCGGGGTGACGCACGATGA